From Longimicrobium sp.:
CTCTTCGGCGGGATCGAGGCGCAACCCGGCAAGGCGCTTGCGAACCTCGTTGCTCCAGTCGTTCATCGTTGATCCCTCGTGATGTGGCCCGACGGCGGGCGCGGTCTGCGCCTCGCGTGTCTACCTGCGTCCCGCCCTCGTGGGTGACCTCATGCAACCCGCGCCGCCGCCGGCCGGAGTGCTCCCTCGCGCGATCCGGCGGTCGCGGCGATCCTGATCATAAGTTTCTCCCCGAACGTCCGAAAACGCGAGGCCCCGGGTCCGCCCGCGCGGCCGACCCGGGCTCGTCCGCGTCCCTCAGGCGGCGGGGACCACCAGCGTCGCCGCCATGAAGGTGGCGTCCTGCAGGGTGTTGAGGATCGGCGTCGACATGGTCTCGGCCGGGCGCGGGTTCCGCGCGACCTCCGGGAGCGCCGGGAGGCCGCTGGTGCGGTCGATCGCCTGGATGCTCACCGCGCCCGTCCCCTTCACCCGCAGCGTCAGCTCGATCCCTTCCGCGGGAAGGCCCACGTAGCGCAGGCTCCACGGCTCGCCGCCACGGTCGCCGCCGCCCAGCGCGCGGCCGTTCACCGAGGCCGCGATCTCCGTCCCCGGCGCCACGTTCACCCACACCTGCTCGGCGCCGCGCTGCGACGTCACGCGGACGCGCAGGACCCGTCCGTCCGCCCGCCGCTCGTCGGAGAGCAGCTGCAGCCGCGGCGGCAGCGGCGAGGCCACGGCGGGGGCGGCGTTCCGCAGGAAGCGGTAGTCCACGGCCGGGAAGTAGTCGGAGAGCGGCCCGGGCCGGGGATTGGCCCCCAGGAAGCGCGACGTCCACGCGTCCGGAACCGCGTCGCTGCTCGCCCACGCCGCCTGGTTGCGCGCCGCGTCCATCACGTAGAAGAGGCTGTTCGGCCGGGGATGCCGGGCGTCGAACGACGACCGCGTCTCCGCCACGCCCAGCAGGACCACGGCGGCCAGCGCGGGCGCGAGGAGCCAGGCCCGTCCGCCCGCGCGCTGCGCCAGCTCCAGGTGCGGGAGCATCAGGCCCAGCACCAGCGCCACCAGCACCATCAGCAGCCCCACGGCCTGCACCGTCATCCCCAGGTACAGCAGCCAGACGACGGGTCCCATCAGCAGCAGCGCGGGAAGGGCGCCCAGCCCCGCCGCCAGCAGCCGCCGCTCGTCGGGCTCGGCGCCGCCGCGGAGCAGCGCCCACAGCCCGGCCGCGCCGGAGAGGGTGGGCCAGAGCCAGAGATAGCCGCCGCCGGGGAAGACGAGGCCGAACGCCAGCGCCATCACCCCCCACGCGAGAAGGGCCGAGGCCAGCAGCTCGGCGGCGGTGAGTCGCTTGCGGGCCCAGCGGTGCGCCGCGCCGGTGAAGGCGACGGCGAGGAGGACGAACGCGGCGAAGTAGAGCGCGCCGTTGTACGTCTCGCCCATCGGCATCCAGGCGTACGCGGCGTGGGTGGCGCGGACCAGCTGCCACACGCCGGTGAGCACCACGCCGAGCAGGACCAGCATCCCCAGGAACCCGAAGAAGCCGAGCACGGTGCGCCCCGGCCGCAGCGCGCGGGCGCGCACCCCCCGGCCGATCACCACCAGGAGGAGCAGGAACGCGGCGGCGGCGAGAGGCACGGCCCACCCCACGCCGTAGGTGACCAGGCCGAGCAGGGGAACGTTGAAGAAGACGGCGTCGCCCCCCGCCCGCGCGGGGAGGTCGGCGGCGCCGAAGCGGCGCGCGAGCCCCAGCGCGTACGCGCCCTGGTGCTGCACGTTGCGCGCGTCCACCGAGGCCAGGTCGTCGAGCCGGGTGTGGTACCCGGTGAGCCCGCCGACGTAGGCGAAGTTCATCCCCGCCACGCCGCCGCGCCTGAACACGCTGAAGTCGGTGTCGTTGGGAAGGAGCCGGTAGATCTCGTAGAAGAGCGAGCTCCCCACCGGCGCGTCGGCGCCCCGGGCGAACCCGCGCGCCAGCCAGCCGTTGCCGCGGCTCGTCTCGAACATCATGGCCGGGCCGCGGGTGCCGCGCGCGTCGAAGTTCAGCACCAGCCGCACGTCCTTCGCCCAGGGGTGCGCCTCGCTGAACGCGCGCGCCCCCAGCAGGCCGGACTCCTCGCCGTCGGTGAAGAGCACGATGACGTCGTCGCGCAGCGGCGGTCCGGCGCGGAGCGCGCGCAGCGTCTCGAGGAGCGCGGCCACGGGGACGCCCGCGTCGTTGGCGCCGGGGCCGCCCACCACGCCGTCGTAGTGGGTGACGAGGAGGATCGCCTGGTGGCTGCCGCCGCGCCCGGGGAGCCGGGCCGCGATGTTGGTGACGGTGGCGGCCACGTTCTGCCGGCCGCGCGCCTCGCCGGCCACCGTCGTGGTCTGCACCGACGGCTCCAGGCCGAGCGCGCGCAGCTGCGCCTGGAGATAGAGCTGCACGTCGCGGTGCGCGGCGGTGCCGGGCGGGCGCGGCCGCTGCGCGATGCGCTGCAGGTGCGGGAGCGCGCGCGCCGCCGAGAACTCGCCCGCCGGCGCCGTCGCGGGCCTGGCCGCGGGGGGAACGTAGGGGAGCCAGCCCAGCCCCAGCGCCGCCACGGTGGCGGCGAGCGCGGCCAGCGCCAGCCCGCGCGCGCCCACGGCGCGCGGCGCGCCGCTCCGTGCCTCCGCCCGCGCGGGACGGACCGCCGGGGGGGTGTCTGCCAGTTTCGTCATCGTGTCGGCCGTGTCGGCTGGGGGGAGAGGAAGGGCGCGAGCTGCGCCGCACCGAAGTGCTCGCGCACCCAGGCGTCGGAGAAGATGGTGTCGAGGTAGCGCTCGCCGCGGTCGGGGAAGACCAGCACGCAGGTGGCGTGGGGCTCGATCTCGTCGCGCAGCGCGTGCAGCGCCATCAGGATCCCCCCCGACGAGCCGCCTGCCAGGATCGCCTCCTCGCGCAGCAGGCGGCGGCACCCGACCACGCAGTCGAGGTCGGTCACCTGGACGAACTGGTCGCCGAGCGAGGGATCGTGCAGCTCGGGCATGCGCGCGGTGCCGTGGCCGGGGATCAGGCGCTTGCACGAGCGGCCGCCGAAGATCACGCTCCCCACCGCGTCGACCGCCACGATGCGGGTGCGGAGCCCCGTCTGCCGCACGTATTCCGCGCACCCGCGCAGCGTGCCGCAGGTGGCGGTGGCGCAGAAGAGGTAGTCCACGTGCCCGCCGGCCTGGTGGACGATCTCGGCCATCGTCCGGTGGTGCGAGCGCGAGTTGTTGTGGTTGGCGTACTGGTTGGGCCAGAAGCAGTTCGGCTCCGTCTCCAGCCACTGGCGCACCCGGTCGAGCTTGGCCTGGAGGAGGTCGCCCGTCACGGGATGCGGCTCGGTGACGACGTCGACAATCGCGCCGTAGGCCCGCAGGATGTCGATGTTCTGCGTGGTCGTCCGTGCGTCCACCACGCAGACGAAGCGCAGCCCCTGGTAGGCGCACACCTGCGCCAGCCCGATCCCCATGTTCCCCGAGCTGGCTTCCACGACGGTGGTGCCGGCGTCGATCTCGCCCCGGGCCAGCGCGTCGGAGATGATGCGGAGCGCGGGGCGGTCCTTGATGCTCCCGCCGGGGTTGAAGGCCTCGAGCTTGGCGAACAGGCGGAAGGGGACCCCGCCCAGCGCCCGGCGGAGGCGGACCAGCGGCGTGTTGCCGATGGTGGCCAGGATCCCGTCGCGCGCCGGGCCCGACTCGGGGAGGACCACGCCCGACACGCTGAAGCCGGCCGGCAGGCCGTCGCCGTTCGTCGCGTGGACGCCGGGCTCCAGCGCCCACGCGGACCGCGCGGGGGGATCGAGCACGCTTTCGTGACTATCGGTTTTCATCCCCCGCTCCAGCGAATGGGTGGCCGGCGCGGCGCGCCCCGCCTGGTGATCGGTTCACGGTTCCGGGTGTGTGCGGGTTCGGGAGGCAGGGATCCGGTCGTCGGAGAAGACGGACCCCGCGGGGCGTGTGGGAAGAGGTCATGCGGCGGCCTCGCCCGTCGAGGTGCCGCCGTGGTCGACGACGACGATGCGCAGCTCGCTGACGTGGGGGCGTCCCTCGGCATCCTGCAGCCAGAGGTCGCCGGGAGCGGGGAGCATCTCGGTGACGCCCACCAGGTCGTCCGGCGCCCCCTGCTCGGCCTGGCGGCGCACCAGGCGGGCGAACTGCTCGGCGTAGACCGCGCTGTCGAGGTCCACGAAGCAGGGCTTGCGCTCCACGGGGACCTTGGTGAAGACGAAGCGGGGGAGCCCCTGCGCGCGCGCCCACCGCCGCACCCCCAGGAAGCGGCCGGCCTCCGTCTTCTCGAAGGCGAAGCCCAGCTCGGCGGGGGCAAAGCGCCAGGTCTCGCGCGAGATCACCAGGCGGTCGATGGTGCGCCGCGGCACATACCGCCCCTCGGTCAGCACGCCGAAGGAGTGGGTGACGATCCCCCCCAGCGGCTCGCCCACCAGGTCGAGGATCCCGAAGCGGTGCGCGCCGTCGCGCGAGCGCACGCGCAGCTCGCCGCCGACGTCCTCCACCACCAGCGCGGAGAGGGGAAGGCGGGGCGAGCCGCGGGGCGCCAGCGAATCGCGGCTCCACTCCAGCCGGAACGCCTCGGGCGCCAGCAGCGCGCGCACCGTGCGCGCGGAGAAGTCGCCGAACTCGCGGGGCTCCACGGGCACCACGTGCGCGCCGCCCAGGTCCACCCCGATGGCCGCCGCCAGCGTGTCGGGCGCGGGGTGCTGGTGGGCGAAGAGCGAGGCGGCCAGCGTGTTGGCGGCCAGGTGGCACTCGCCCATCACCAGGTGGAAGTCGCCGCGGGCGATGGCCTCCGGGCCGGCGGCCGCGATCATCAGGTCGGGCGAGTGGTAGCGGGCCATGCGCCACCCCGGCGCCGCCGCGGGGAACGCCGCCTCCACTCGCGGCCGCAGCTCGGCCGCGCGGGCATGGACGCGGCGCGCCGATGGCTCGGCGGCCAGCAGCCCGTCCCAGCGCCGCTTCAGCTCGTCGAAGGCGGGGTGGAAGAGAGCCTCCCGCCGGGTGGTGAAGGTGCCGGTGAGGCGCAGCCAGAGGCGGGTGGCGTCGACCACGGGCGAGCCGTCGCTCCGCGCCAGGTCGTCGTAGATCTCCCGCGCCACGCGCGTGCAGATCTCCGCGCACTCCACCGTCACCCAGCGCGCGCTCTGCAGCAGCAGCGACAGCGGCTCGTCCAGCGCGCGCAGCAGCTCCGGCCCCAGCCGCACCTGGGCGTCGCGGCGGCAGTCCTCGTAGACCAGCGTGCGCGCGGCGTACATCGCCCCCGCCGAGCGCGTGGGCGCAACGCCCGTCATCTCCGTGAAGGTCTCGTCCAGCCGGCCCAGCGCCGGGCCCAGCGCGCGCCAGTCGCCCGCCGCGGCGCTCACCTCGCCGCGCGCCGACTCCAGCGCGTCGAGCTTCTCCATCGCCTCGCGCCGCAGCGCCTCGTCGCCCACGCCCTCGATCCAGCGCCGCAGCACCCGCTCGGGGTGCACGTCCCAGGGGATGTAGAGGCCGAACCAGATCAGGCCGCGGCTCTCCATCTCCCGCAGGTGCCGGAAGACGTCGGCCTCGCCGCGCAGGGGGCTGCCGGGGAGGCGCACCAGCACCCGGGCGATGTCGCGCGCCGCGCGGGTGCCGTCGCACATCGACAGCGCGGCGGCGTCGGCCAGCGGGAGGGAGACGGCGCCGTAGACGGGGTGGTGGAGGACCGTGCCGTCCACGCGGATCGTGGGGATGCGGACCGGCCGGAGCCAGGGGTGATAGTCCTCCCGCGCGGAGAGCGACGCCGCCAGCGCCTCGATCCCCCACATCTCGAAGTAGGTCCGGCGGGCGGCCACCAGCCCGGGCCCCGGGCGCGACACGATCGGCGCGCCCTCGTCCACCAGCTCGGCCCAGCCGACGGGGCCGAAGAAGCCGATGGTGTCGTTCTTCACGCAGTAGCGCTGCACGTAGCTGGCGAGCAGGCTCTCGTGCTGCCGCTGCTTCGAGGCGCGCGGCCCGTCCTCGTGCGCGGCCAGGAGCGGGTCGAGCGCGGTGAGCAGCGCCTGGCGGTTCTGCCAGGTCACGGCCTCGCGCAGGCGGTCGGAGGCGGCGAGCTCGCGCAGCACCTTCGACGTCTGGCGCAGCCCGGCGGCGTGGCCGCGCTCGAACGCCGCGGCCGCGGGGGCCAGCGCCTCGCGGGCCTGTCGAGCCTCCTCCACCCGCTCCGCTATCGCCGGGGGGAGATCGCCCGCCGGCAGCTTCCCGGCCTTCACCCGCGAGCGCGCGTCGAGGAGCGGGTGGCGCGCCGCGGCATCGTCCCAGCGCCCCTCCGCGCGCAGCGTATCCAGCGCGGCGTTGATGCTCTCCAGCAGCGCCCGCTCCGCCTCCCCCGCGCGGCGCTCCGCCTCGAGCAGGGCGTCCGCCGCGTGAGCGGCCTCGGGCGCGGCCAGCCGCAGCGCGTCGGCGACGGGGAAGCCGGCGCCGCGCAGCCCGGCGCAGCGCCAGAACGCCAGCCCGCCGGGACGGACGCGGACCAGGTGGCCGGGGAGGGGCGGCGGGGTCTCCTCCGCGGCGCGGTCGGCGAGCGCGAGCCCGGCCGCCTCCGCGTATTGCAGGTCACTCATCGGTGCTCCAGTCGGGGGCGCGCACGTCAGGCGGGCGCGAGCTGCGCGGCGGCGAGCGGAAGCTCCTCCACGCCGCCGTCGTACACGATCTTCCCGTAGTCCAGCCGCACGATCCGGTCGGCCACGCCGTAGTAGCGGTCGTCGTGGGTGATCACCACCACCGCCTTGCCGCGCGCCTTCAGCCCGGGAAGGATCTGCGCGTAGAACACCTCCTTGAACAGCGGGTCCTGGTCGGCCGCCCACTCGTCGAACAGGTAGATGGGGCGGTCTTCCAGGTAGGCCGTGAGCAGGGCCAGCCGCTTGCGCTGCCCCTGCGACAGCTCGGTGGTCGAGAGCGCGCCCTCCTCCACGCGGACCTTGCGGTCCAGGTGCAGGCGCGCCAGGTAGGCGCGCGCGTCTTCGTCGAGCCGCTCGCCCTCCAGGCCGAGGAGCACGTCGAAAAGGAAGAAGTCGGAGAAGACGGCGGAGAAGAGCTGCCGGTACGCGTCGGCATCCGCCGGGCCCACGCGCCGGCCGTCCAGGCGGATCTCGCCGCTCTCGGGGGCGTAGAGCGCGGTCAGCAGCTTGGCGAAGGTGGTCTTGCCGCTGCCGTTGCCGCCCACCACGAAGAGGAGCTCGCCCGGCCGCAACGCCAGGTCGATGGGGCCCAGGGTGAAGACCTCGTCCTCGTTCTCGCGGTGGAAGCGGTGGGTCACGCCCACCATCTCCAGCGAGCGGAACGACGGCGCCGCAGCCGGCGCGGCATCTCCCTCGCGCCCGTCCTCGCCCAGCGACAGCCCCAGCTCTTCCACCGCCCGCACGGCGATGGCCCCGCGGCCCAGCGAGGCCAACTGGTTCATCAGCACGTCGAGCGGGGTGAGCATGTAGAGGATGGCCAGGGTGTAGCCGGTGAGCACCGGCTGCGGCACCCCGCCCATCCGCGGCGCCAGGAAGAGGACGGCGCCGATCAGCACGAAGAACAGCACCTGCCCCCAGCAGTTGGCCAGCGCGTAGATCGTCCCGCCGGCCACGTTGTGGTCGCGCAGCTTCGCCACCGTGGGGCCCAGCTGCCGGGCGACGAAGGCCTGGCGGCGGGGATGGTGCAGCTTCAGCTCCTTGGTGCCGTCGACCAGTCCGCGGAAGTGCCCGAACAGCGCGTCCCAGGTCTGCCGGCTCTGGCGGAAGTGGCGCAGCGCCCACACCAGCGGGAGCTGGTAGGAGACGATCCCCACCACCACCGCGGCCAGCACCAGCCCGAACACCCGCAGCGACAGCCAGGCCATGTACGCCAGGCAGCTGACCACCACCGTGCCGTGAAGGAAGACCATCGGCACGTTGGTGAGCGCCAGCGTGAGCGTCTGCACGTCCTCGGTGAGCGACGCCAGCATGCGCGGCGCGCCCAGCGTCTCGAGCCGGCGCAGCGGCGCGGAGATGATCTTCCGCGTCAGCCGCAGGCGCAGCTCCGACGCCGTGGCCTGGGTGAGCCGGATGAGCAGCACCTGCGACACGAAGCGCGACACCGGCAGCAGCACGCACAGCGCGCCGAACGCCGCCCACGCCCGGGCGTCGTTGCGGGCCGGGTGGGCCAGCATGTTGTTGATCAGCGTGAGCAGCACCGTGCTGGCCGCGCCGCCCACCACGCCCAGCGCGACCACGGCCGCCAGCCGTCGCGCCGCGCGCCCGGGATGGTCGGACTGGCGGAGAAGGAACGACAGCAGCGTTACGAAGTGGGGCACGTAGACACCTCGGGGACGGGTGGGCGCGCGCGGCGCGGGCTCAGACGCATGCGGCCTCGCCGAGCGCCGGCGCGGGCTGCTGCGCGCCGTCCAGGCTGGCGCGCAGCAGCCCCGCCAGCACCTGCACGTGCGGCCGCTGCAGGATCAGGTCGTGGTTCCCGGGCACGTCGACGATCTCCAGTCCCCCCTCCGCCAGCGGCCCCCAGCCGAGCGTGGGGTCCGCGTCGCCGTCGCCGTGGCCGTCGAGCGAGCGGAAGAGGGTGATGGGGCCCGGGTACGGCCGCAGCTCGTAGCGCTGCTTGGCCTCGCTGTGGCGGATCCCCGCGCGCAGGTAGCGCAGCGCCACGTCCGCGGTGACGCCGGGGGGGAAGACACCGTGATCGACGGCGTAGGCCACCTGCGCCTCCACCCCGCCGGCGCGCCGCAGCTCGTCGGCGGTCACGGGGCAGCCGGGGCGCGCGAAGCGCAGGATCACCTCGGCCCAGTCGGCCGCGGTGGACCGCGCGTTCAGGCTGGTGTCGAGGATCGCCAGCAGGGCGACGGACTCGCCCGCGGCGGCGAGCTGCTGCGCCATCTCCAGCGCCACGAAGCCGCCGAACGAGTACCCGGCCAGGTGGTACGGCCCCTCGGGCTGCACCTCGCGGACGGCGGCCAGGTAGCTCGCCGCGATCTCCTCCAGGGAGAGCTCCGCGTCGTCGCCGCCCTGCCAGGGGAGCGACTGCAGCCCGTAGAACGGCTGGTCGGCGCCCAGGCACTGGGCCAGCTCCACGTAGCCTAGCACCTCGCCGCCCATCCCGTGGACGCAGAAGAGCGGCGGCCGCGAGCCGCTGGCGCGGATGGGGACGAGGGGTGACGAGGACGCCGGCGCGGACCGGTCGCGGAGGACGGCGGCGAGCCGCTGGATGGTGCCCGCGCCCAGCAGCACGGCGAGCGGAAGCTGGCAGCCGAACTCGCGCTCCACGGCCGCCAGCATCCGCACCGCGGCCGTCGAGTGGCCGCCCAGGTCGAAGAAGTTCTCCGTCACGCCGATGGGGCTGACGCCGAAGAGCTCCTCCCAGATCCGCCGCAGCCGCAGCTCCCACCCGTCGCACGGCGTCTCGTACGGCGTCTCCAGGGCGTTCCCCGCCTCGTCGGGCGCGGGGAGGGTGCCGGCAGGGATCGCCGGCAGCCGCACGAAGTACCGCGGCGCCAGGTGCCGCGGCACCCCGGCCCGCAGGAAGGCGCGCACCTCCTCGACGGCCAGGTCCGTCCCGGGCGCCGCGGCGAAGCAGGCCACCAGGTGGGCATCGCCCGCGGGATCGGTCCACGCGCGCACCCGGGCGTCGGCGACGGCGGGGTGCGCCAGCAACCGCGCCCACACCGCCGGCGCCGCGTACGCCTCCTCGTCGCCCGTGCCGCGGAACTCCAGTCCCCCGCCCTCCCGCCGGCGGCCCAGGTCGCCGGTGCGGTACAGCCACGCGCCGGGACGCGCTGCGAAGGGGTTGGGGATGAACCGATCCGATTCGCTCTCCGGCCACGGCTCGACGGCGCTCTCGACGCACACCTCTCCATCCACGCCCACCGGCGCGAGATCCATCTCGGCCGAGACGACGTGGAGCGCCCATCCCCCGACCGCCGAGCCGACGTCCAGCGGCGACGCGGCGGCGGAATCGGCCCCGTCCACCACCGACGCGGCGGCCCACGAGGGGATCCCGCCCGGCTCGTAGACCTTGAGCACGCGCGCGCTCCGGCGGGCCAGCTGGCCCGCCAGGTACGCGCCCAGGGCGGGGCCCATGCTGATCGCCTTGAACTCACCGCCTCCGGACCAGCCGGCCTGCAGCAGCTCCAGCCACGCGGCCGGCTCCGCCTCGAGCACGGTCGCGTCCGACGCGTCCAGCGCCTGCAGCACCGCGGAGGCGTCCACAGCCGCTTCGGCCAGCGCGACGCTGCTCCCGGCCGCGAGCGCGGCCAGCGCCCGCAGCGCGGCGCGCACGTCGAGCGGTCCCGCGACCAGCACGCGGTCGCGCCGGCCGACGCCGAGGTGCCCTGACAGCGCGGCGACGCGCCCCAGCACGGGCTGCTCCGAGAGGCCGACGTGGAACCCGACCGCCGTTTCGACCCGGCAGAGCACGCCGCCGGGAGCCCCCGCGACGCCGTTCGGCCGCGGCACGGCCACGCATCCCGACGGGCTCAGCAACAGGTCGGCGCCATCTCCCGTCTTCCCTTCCCCGGCGACGGTGAAGGCGGCGCCGCACCTGCGCGCGCCCAGCATGGCCGCGATCGCTTCGGCGGCGCGGGGGAACGAGAGCGCCACCAGCGTCCCCGGGCCGGCGCCGTGCTCGCGCAGCCGCGCCGCCACCTCCGACGCGCGCCGGTCGAGATCGGCCCAGGTGAGCCCGCCGTGCGCGTCCGTCACTGCGGGCTCGGCGGCGCGGCGGGCGGCCCACCACCCGATCAGCCCGTGCACGCTCTCCCCGGCGGGGCGAACGGGGGCCGGGCCGAGCAGGCGGCCGCGCTCGGCCTCGCTCAGCACCGGCACCTCACCCACGCTCCGCGCCGTCCCCCGCGCGAAGGCGCGCAGCACCGCGCCGATGCTGTCGGCGACGCGGGCCATCGCCCCCTCGTCGAAGCGCCGGGCGTCGTAGACCAGGCGGACGAGGAGCGGGTTGAGCGGCCCGGCGACCACCGTCACCGGATAGGCCGTCTCCAGCCGGCTGCGCACGCCCACCACGTCGAACGGCGTCGCGGCGCCCGCTGCCTCGTCCGGAGACGGGCCGCCGGGCGTGTTCTGGAAGACGAGGAGGCTCTCGAAGAGCTGCTCGTGCGCGGGGCGTCCGGCCCACTGCGCCACGCTGGCCGGCGCGACCCACTCGTACTCGCGCACGCCCACCAGCGCCTGCTGCAGCTCGCCCAGCCACTGCGCCAGCGGCGTCTCCGGCCGCACCTGCGTGCGCACGGGGAGGTTGTTGATGAACATCCCCACCATCGTCCCCGAGCCCGGCAGGTCGGCGGGGCGCCCCGAGACGGTGGTGCCGAAGACGACGTCGCCGGTGCGGGCGTAGCGCGCCAGGACCAGGGCCCACGCGCCGGAGACCAGCGTCCCCAGCGTCAGCCGGTGGCGGCGGGCGAAAGCCTGCAGCGCCTCGCTTTCCGCGGCGGAGAGCTGCAGCGAAGCCTCCGCCACCCGCGCGCCCCCCGCGGGGCGCGCCGGCGCGTCGCCGAACAGGCGCGTGGGCTCGCGGAAGCCGGCGAGCGTGCGGCGCCACCAGGCCTCGGCGGCCGCGCGGTCCTGCCCCGCGAGCCAGTCGAGATAGTTGCGAAAAGGGTCCGCGGCGGTGGACCGGGGGGCGCGGCCGTGCGCGAGCGCCTCATACGCCTCCAGCACCTCGCCCAGCACCAGGTCGCGGCACCACGCGTCGAGGACCAGGTGGTGATAGCTCCAGACCACCTCGGTCTCGTCGTCGCGCACGCGGATCACGGCCAGGCGCATGAGCGGCGCGCGCGCCGGATCGAAGCCGCGCTCGCGGTCGGCCCGCAGGAACGCGTCGAGCCGCGCCCGGAGCGAATCGTCATCCCCCGCGCCGCGCCAGTCGTGATGGTCGATGGGGATTTGGACGTGGCGGAGGACCACCTGCCTGCGGTGGCTGCCGGAGGAGACGAACGCCGTGCGCAGCGCGGTGTGGCGGTCGATCACCTGCTGCCACGCGCGCTCGAACGCGGCCGGATCGGGCGCGCCGCGCATGGTGATGCTCTTCTGCTCGAAGCCCACGGTGCTTCCCGGGGCCAGGGCGTAGAAGAGCAGCCCTTCCTGCAGCGGTGTGAGGGGATACACGTCTTCCACCTCCGCCGCGCCATTCGACGCCGCGGCCTCGCCCAGGATGGCGTCGAGCTGCGGCCCGTCCAGCCCGGCGAGCGCGAAGTCCGTCCCCGGTCCCGCGGGCGCCTCGCCGCGCGCGGACGGCGGCGGGTCGGCCGCGCCGCCGCCCGGGGGCGGCGGCGCGAGGAGGGCGCGCAGCTCGTGCAGCACCGCCGACGCCAGCGCGGCGATGGTGGACGCACGGTGGATGTTCTCGCTGTACGCCCAGTGGAAGTGGAGCTGGCCGCCGACCACGCTGGCGTTGAGGTCGAGCAGGTAGCGGCGGTGTCCGCGCGGGCTGCGGTCGGCGCCCGGCGGCTCGCTGGCGATGGTGAGCGGACCGGAGGCCATCCCGCCCTCACCCAGCCGGCTCAGGTAGTTGAACTTGATCTCGGGCGACGGATCGCCCTGCAGCGCCGCCGCCGTGTCGGCGTTCAGGTAGCGCAGCAGCCCGTACCCGATCCCCCGGCCTGGAATCGCCCGCAGCGCGTCCTTCGCCGCCGCGATCGAATCACCCGGCGCGGCTTCGCCGGAGGTGCGCACGTGCACGGGGTAGTGCGTGGTGAACCAGCCCACGGTGCGCAGGAGGTCCACGTCGTCGAAGAGCCCCTCGCGTCCGTGCCCCTCCATCTCCACCCGCACCCCGGCGCCGCCCGACC
This genomic window contains:
- a CDS encoding M20/M25/M40 family metallo-hydrolase, with the translated sequence MTKLADTPPAVRPARAEARSGAPRAVGARGLALAALAATVAALGLGWLPYVPPAARPATAPAGEFSAARALPHLQRIAQRPRPPGTAAHRDVQLYLQAQLRALGLEPSVQTTTVAGEARGRQNVAATVTNIAARLPGRGGSHQAILLVTHYDGVVGGPGANDAGVPVAALLETLRALRAGPPLRDDVIVLFTDGEESGLLGARAFSEAHPWAKDVRLVLNFDARGTRGPAMMFETSRGNGWLARGFARGADAPVGSSLFYEIYRLLPNDTDFSVFRRGGVAGMNFAYVGGLTGYHTRLDDLASVDARNVQHQGAYALGLARRFGAADLPARAGGDAVFFNVPLLGLVTYGVGWAVPLAAAAFLLLLVVIGRGVRARALRPGRTVLGFFGFLGMLVLLGVVLTGVWQLVRATHAAYAWMPMGETYNGALYFAAFVLLAVAFTGAAHRWARKRLTAAELLASALLAWGVMALAFGLVFPGGGYLWLWPTLSGAAGLWALLRGGAEPDERRLLAAGLGALPALLLMGPVVWLLYLGMTVQAVGLLMVLVALVLGLMLPHLELAQRAGGRAWLLAPALAAVVLLGVAETRSSFDARHPRPNSLFYVMDAARNQAAWASSDAVPDAWTSRFLGANPRPGPLSDYFPAVDYRFLRNAAPAVASPLPPRLQLLSDERRADGRVLRVRVTSQRGAEQVWVNVAPGTEIAASVNGRALGGGDRGGEPWSLRYVGLPAEGIELTLRVKGTGAVSIQAIDRTSGLPALPEVARNPRPAETMSTPILNTLQDATFMAATLVVPAA
- the sbnA gene encoding 2,3-diaminopropionate biosynthesis protein SbnA, with product MKTDSHESVLDPPARSAWALEPGVHATNGDGLPAGFSVSGVVLPESGPARDGILATIGNTPLVRLRRALGGVPFRLFAKLEAFNPGGSIKDRPALRIISDALARGEIDAGTTVVEASSGNMGIGLAQVCAYQGLRFVCVVDARTTTQNIDILRAYGAIVDVVTEPHPVTGDLLQAKLDRVRQWLETEPNCFWPNQYANHNNSRSHHRTMAEIVHQAGGHVDYLFCATATCGTLRGCAEYVRQTGLRTRIVAVDAVGSVIFGGRSCKRLIPGHGTARMPELHDPSLGDQFVQVTDLDCVVGCRRLLREEAILAGGSSGGILMALHALRDEIEPHATCVLVFPDRGERYLDTIFSDAWVREHFGAAQLAPFLSPQPTRPTR
- a CDS encoding lantibiotic dehydratase, which encodes MSDLQYAEAAGLALADRAAEETPPPLPGHLVRVRPGGLAFWRCAGLRGAGFPVADALRLAAPEAAHAADALLEAERRAGEAERALLESINAALDTLRAEGRWDDAAARHPLLDARSRVKAGKLPAGDLPPAIAERVEEARQAREALAPAAAAFERGHAAGLRQTSKVLRELAASDRLREAVTWQNRQALLTALDPLLAAHEDGPRASKQRQHESLLASYVQRYCVKNDTIGFFGPVGWAELVDEGAPIVSRPGPGLVAARRTYFEMWGIEALAASLSAREDYHPWLRPVRIPTIRVDGTVLHHPVYGAVSLPLADAAALSMCDGTRAARDIARVLVRLPGSPLRGEADVFRHLREMESRGLIWFGLYIPWDVHPERVLRRWIEGVGDEALRREAMEKLDALESARGEVSAAAGDWRALGPALGRLDETFTEMTGVAPTRSAGAMYAARTLVYEDCRRDAQVRLGPELLRALDEPLSLLLQSARWVTVECAEICTRVAREIYDDLARSDGSPVVDATRLWLRLTGTFTTRREALFHPAFDELKRRWDGLLAAEPSARRVHARAAELRPRVEAAFPAAAPGWRMARYHSPDLMIAAAGPEAIARGDFHLVMGECHLAANTLAASLFAHQHPAPDTLAAAIGVDLGGAHVVPVEPREFGDFSARTVRALLAPEAFRLEWSRDSLAPRGSPRLPLSALVVEDVGGELRVRSRDGAHRFGILDLVGEPLGGIVTHSFGVLTEGRYVPRRTIDRLVISRETWRFAPAELGFAFEKTEAGRFLGVRRWARAQGLPRFVFTKVPVERKPCFVDLDSAVYAEQFARLVRRQAEQGAPDDLVGVTEMLPAPGDLWLQDAEGRPHVSELRIVVVDHGGTSTGEAAA
- a CDS encoding cyclic peptide export ABC transporter, whose protein sequence is MPHFVTLLSFLLRQSDHPGRAARRLAAVVALGVVGGAASTVLLTLINNMLAHPARNDARAWAAFGALCVLLPVSRFVSQVLLIRLTQATASELRLRLTRKIISAPLRRLETLGAPRMLASLTEDVQTLTLALTNVPMVFLHGTVVVSCLAYMAWLSLRVFGLVLAAVVVGIVSYQLPLVWALRHFRQSRQTWDALFGHFRGLVDGTKELKLHHPRRQAFVARQLGPTVAKLRDHNVAGGTIYALANCWGQVLFFVLIGAVLFLAPRMGGVPQPVLTGYTLAILYMLTPLDVLMNQLASLGRGAIAVRAVEELGLSLGEDGREGDAAPAAAPSFRSLEMVGVTHRFHRENEDEVFTLGPIDLALRPGELLFVVGGNGSGKTTFAKLLTALYAPESGEIRLDGRRVGPADADAYRQLFSAVFSDFFLFDVLLGLEGERLDEDARAYLARLHLDRKVRVEEGALSTTELSQGQRKRLALLTAYLEDRPIYLFDEWAADQDPLFKEVFYAQILPGLKARGKAVVVITHDDRYYGVADRIVRLDYGKIVYDGGVEELPLAAAQLAPA